The nucleotide sequence GCGGGTTGCTCTGGGGGTTTGAGCCTCTCCTCTCCCAGGTTTCCCCCCAGAGGTTCCGTTTGTGTCTCCGCAGGATGGACGACATCCAGCTGTGCAAGGAAATCAGCCGGCTGAAAACAGAGCTCCAgaaactcctggccctgccggGTGAGGCTCTGGGGATGCtcctgagggtgctgggatccccagggtgctgtgctccagcccagggcaggtgtggcagggcccagctgtgcccagctgtgtccccaggccccttctctgtgctgtgcccaggggcagccagaGGCCAGGGTGGCCCTGCAGGTGCCCCAGTGGCAccgtgctggctgtgcctggcagcCCTCAGCACGCGGGCAGAGCCCAGTGCTGCTCAATATTCAGGTGCTGCTCCCTTCAATAAACCTGGCTCGGCTGTGGATGGAGGCTCGGGGTAAGGGGAGCATCctgccatggaaacaggagCTCCTTGCTCCAGATCTCATGGGGGTTTCAATCCCAGCTCCTTCCAGTCCATAAACCAAGACTTTCCCATGGCTCAGAGCAGAGAtaaattgttttcttctgctaCTGCAGAAATGAGCCTGGCTTTCCTTCATCCGCTTTGGGCtttcatttcttgccttttcAGCACTCCCAGACTCAGCTGAGAGCAGAAATTCTGTTCTTTTTGTCTTCATAAGTTGACTCAGACCAGTCTGTGCTGGAAAGagcctgcacatccctgctctggtgaggcagccagggcagcctcGGCTTTGGATAAAGACGGGAACAcgtcagtgctgctcagagccagccagggctggggctcagaACGTCCCCAGCCAAGGTGCCTTTCGTCATTctgatgtccccaaggtgcctCTCATCGTTCAGATGTGGCCGTGatgggctctgccagctgcaggaaggggcAGCCTTGGTCCGGTGGGACCTTAACCCTGGCAGGTTCTTCCTCATGGTGATTAATGAACCGCGAGTAGCGGGGTTAATGAACCCCAAATAGCGGTGTTAATGAACCCCAATTAGCAGTGTTAATGAACCCCAAATAGCCAGTGTTAATGAACCCCAATTAGCCAGTGTTAATGAACCCAATTAGCGGTGCTTGGGCACAGCCTGATGCCCTTGGGGTGGCCCTGTCCCAGCAGGTGGGTTCAGGCTGCCCAGACAGTGCCCAGGTGACTGCCCAGTTCAGGCGGTgggggagccccagcagagccccagcagagccccagagagCTGTCACCTCCTGCCAGGGTGGCTCCATGAGATTCCTGCTCGCTGCGCAGCCCCAGCctggatccagctgctccccGTGGGTTGGCTTTGCCCCCACACTcggagctgagcagagcaggactggCCTTGGCACGGGGGATGGCTCCTGTGGGGTGGGAAATGCTCTCCCTGTGGCTGTCActgtgctcctgtgctgcagagaaCCAGAAATCCAAcgaggagaagcagagggaagaGGAGCTGGTGCAGCAGATCCACAAGCTGGTGGAGACGCGGGATTTCCTGGTGGATGACGTGGAGTTTGAGAGGCTCAGGTACTGCTCATGCTGGGGACAGTGCAATCCTCCTCTGAGCTGTGTCCTGCCttcccagggctcctggggccctgctgctcctttccCGAGCAGTGACCGAGTTCTTTGtcacagggaaagggaagaagacAAGGAGATGGCCGAGTTCCTGCAGAGCAAGCTCTCCAAAAGCTGCCTCCAGAGAGCAAGTGGGTGCTGACGTGCTCATTGCTGCACTGAACCTCCCTGGCActtgtcccctgtcccaggcactgggatgtccctgcctggagctgtgacacccagggcagtgtccccaggggctgtgACACCCCGGGCAGTGCCCCCAGGGTGCAGGGGACACCcagagcagtgtccccaggagctGTGACACCCCGGGCAGTGGCCCCAGGGTGCAGGGGACACCcagagcagtgtccccaggagctGTGACACCCcgggcagtgtccccagggtgcaggggacacccagagcagtgtccccaggagctGTTGCTCCTCGGGGtcagcagagccccagggcagctgtgagcagcagccccgggctgtgccctgtccccaggcagagctgggctcctgTTCCCGCAGCTCCTGCCCGAGAGAAGAAGATGACATCGAGGGGACAGCAAACCTCAGCCCCCTACGTGACCAAGACGGGCCTGACCCTGCTCAGGGAGTGCT is from Passer domesticus isolate bPasDom1 chromosome 20, bPasDom1.hap1, whole genome shotgun sequence and encodes:
- the LOC135284193 gene encoding bMERB domain-containing protein 1-like, producing MEGSRSSPRYGSMESTRWPPAGAGPGDEVVSMADSSATMDDIEGELFRIERIREILVRRESELRYMMDDIQLCKEISRLKTELQKLLALPENQKSNEEKQREEELVQQIHKLVETRDFLVDDVEFERLREREEDKEMAEFLQSKLSKSCLQRATPAREKKMTSRGQQTSAPYVTKTGLTLLRECCGFTCSIM